A genomic region of Nostoc sp. UHCC 0702 contains the following coding sequences:
- a CDS encoding amino acid adenylation domain-containing protein, whose protein sequence is MRRGVILNTVEFLSYLRSLDIQVFIDGEKFRCNAPEGILTAELRAEIQKRKPEIIQFLQPSNRTNNHSFKPLVPISRSENLPLSFAQQRLWFLNQLIPNNPFYNISLALKLTGSLNQAALEQTFNEIVRRHEALRTTFVMQSGQPVQIINPTLTIPLPIIDLGQLPQAEREIEARRLTIQEAQRAFNLSTDSLLQVKLLRLDETQYILLLTMHHIVSDGWSIGVLIKEIAALYTAFANNQPSPLAKLTIQYADFAYWQRQWLQGEVLKNQLSYWQKQLNGISMLNLPTDRPRLAVQTYQGARQPLQLSKSLSKALLTLGQQAGVTLFITLLAAFQVLLYRYTQQEDIAIGSPIANRNRSEIEGLIGFFVNSLVLRTDLSGNPTFRELLSRVKQVALGAYAHQDLPFEKLVEELHPERNLNQNPLFQVVFALQNAPMSALELPRLTLSPLPLDTETTRFDLEFHLWEPNTQNGLWVDSSEGISGFVIYSTDLFDQATITRMLGHFQTLLEGIVANPEQRIAHLPLLSESELDQLLVQWNNTQIDYPQDKCIHQLFESVAQQNTDTIALVFGEQQLSYKELNKRSNQLAHYLKKLGVKAEVLVGLCVERSFEMVIGMLGILKAGGAYVPLDPSYPSERLHLMLKDAQVSVLLTHEQWLERLENNNSQVICLDKDWEIIAQEIEENPTNEVTVDNLAYIIYTSGSTGKPKGVEIEHRGLLNLVFWHQKAFAVSHLDRVTQIAGVAFDACGWEIWPYLSAGASIYIVDEQIRQMPDHLRDWLISKAITISFLPTPLAEKVLLLDFPENAALRILLTGGDKLNQYPLASHSFQVFNNYGPTENTVVTTSGHISVNNKDNLAPAIGRAIANTQVYILDQYLQPVPIGVSGELYISGDGLARGYFNRPDLTAESFISNPFTNKSKAQLYKTGDLVRYRLDGDMEFLGRLDDQVKIRGYRIELGEIEAVLSQHPAVQQTVVINREDEQEKRLVAYVVPKTEYNSEQENMQLMQLQNEQVLQWQMLYNETYNQPANSDPKLNFIGWNSSYSNQPIPAEQMREWVNNQVEHILALQPKRVLEIGCGTGLILFRVAPDCTKYCGTDFSSVSLNYIQQQLQNQEMPQVTLYQQMATDFEKVETAAFNVVIINSVVQYFPTIDYLIRVLEGAVQATAPGGFIFIGDVRSLPLLQAFHASVQLYQAEPSLTRFELQQRVKMQIFQETELVIDPAFFTAIKQHFPQINDVQIQLLRGKHHNELTQFRYNVILTIEGETVNNTEDYPVSNWSENNLTLSAVHQLLIDNQPEILNIINVPNARVMSAVKIAELLSDVEGFKTVAEIRKALQELENFGVEPEDFYGLNVPYRVDITWSHSSIEGHYDVVFIRQDRVAKKTIFPHSTADSRTWQSYANNPLQAKAARKLVPQLQTYITQKLPEYMMPSAFVILESLPLTANGKVNRRALRALHDAIKPQLTENYIAPRTPIEQVLVKIFAELLGLKRVGIYDNFFELGGHSLLATQLVSRVRDTLHVELPLRSVFEASTIAELSQVVESFKGSNAQSQAPILAPLSRESRRIKLSSLKEQNKGS, encoded by the coding sequence TTGCGAAGGGGTGTAATTTTGAATACAGTTGAGTTTTTATCTTATCTTCGCAGCTTAGATATTCAAGTTTTTATTGATGGTGAAAAGTTCCGCTGTAACGCCCCTGAAGGAATTCTGACAGCAGAACTACGTGCAGAAATTCAAAAGCGTAAACCAGAAATTATTCAATTTCTACAACCATCTAATCGTACTAATAACCACAGCTTTAAACCTCTCGTACCTATTTCCCGGTCAGAAAATCTTCCCCTCTCCTTTGCTCAACAAAGGCTGTGGTTTCTTAACCAATTAATTCCTAATAATCCTTTCTATAACATTTCACTAGCACTAAAATTAACAGGTTCCCTCAATCAAGCTGCCCTAGAGCAAACTTTTAACGAAATTGTGCGACGACATGAAGCTTTACGCACCACTTTTGTCATGCAGTCAGGGCAACCAGTTCAGATAATTAATCCTACGCTGACAATACCATTACCAATAATAGATTTAGGACAACTGCCACAAGCCGAACGAGAAATAGAAGCACGACGCCTCACTATCCAAGAAGCTCAACGTGCTTTTAATTTATCAACTGATTCGTTACTGCAAGTAAAATTGCTGCGGTTGGATGAAACACAATACATCCTGCTGCTGACTATGCACCACATAGTCTCCGATGGTTGGTCTATTGGAGTGCTGATTAAAGAGATAGCAGCACTCTACACAGCCTTTGCCAACAATCAGCCTTCTCCTCTAGCGAAACTTACAATCCAATATGCAGACTTTGCATACTGGCAACGCCAATGGTTGCAAGGGGAAGTATTAAAAAACCAACTGAGTTATTGGCAGAAGCAATTAAACGGCATTTCTATGCTAAATCTGCCAACTGACAGACCAAGATTAGCTGTTCAAACTTACCAAGGTGCAAGGCAACCTCTGCAATTATCAAAAAGTTTGAGCAAAGCACTTTTAACTCTCGGACAGCAAGCAGGGGTAACTTTGTTTATAACCCTACTAGCAGCATTCCAAGTTTTACTTTACCGCTATACACAACAAGAAGATATTGCTATTGGTTCACCTATTGCCAATCGCAACCGTAGCGAAATTGAAGGATTAATTGGTTTTTTTGTCAATAGCTTAGTACTGCGTACTGACCTCTCAGGAAATCCAACTTTTCGGGAATTATTGAGTCGAGTTAAACAGGTAGCTTTAGGCGCTTATGCTCATCAAGATTTGCCTTTTGAAAAGCTGGTAGAAGAACTACATCCAGAGCGGAATTTAAATCAAAATCCGCTATTTCAAGTTGTTTTTGCGCTACAAAATGCGCCGATGTCTGCGTTAGAGTTACCTCGTTTAACTTTAAGTCCGCTACCATTAGATACGGAAACAACACGCTTTGATTTGGAGTTTCACCTGTGGGAGCCAAATACTCAAAATGGTTTATGGGTAGATAGCTCAGAAGGAATTAGTGGTTTTGTAATTTACAGTACTGATTTATTTGATCAGGCTACTATCACCAGGATGTTAGGACACTTCCAAACATTACTAGAAGGTATAGTTGCAAATCCAGAACAACGAATTGCACATTTACCACTTTTAAGCGAATCTGAGTTAGATCAGTTGTTGGTTCAATGGAATAATACGCAAATAGATTATCCTCAAGATAAGTGTATCCATCAGTTATTTGAGAGTGTTGCACAGCAAAATACTGATACCATAGCTTTGGTATTTGGTGAACAACAACTCAGCTACAAAGAGTTAAATAAACGCAGTAACCAACTTGCACATTATCTCAAAAAATTAGGAGTTAAAGCTGAAGTTTTAGTTGGACTTTGTGTAGAACGCTCTTTTGAAATGGTAATCGGAATGTTGGGCATCTTGAAAGCAGGCGGAGCTTATGTGCCTCTAGACCCAAGCTATCCATCTGAACGTTTGCACTTGATGCTGAAAGATGCTCAAGTTTCAGTTTTATTAACTCACGAGCAATGGCTGGAACGTTTAGAAAATAATAATTCACAAGTAATCTGTTTAGATAAAGATTGGGAAATTATTGCTCAAGAGATTGAAGAAAATCCGACTAACGAAGTTACAGTAGACAACTTAGCTTATATCATTTATACCTCTGGTTCAACAGGAAAGCCTAAAGGTGTAGAAATTGAACATAGAGGATTGTTAAATTTAGTATTTTGGCATCAAAAAGCCTTTGCAGTTTCACATCTTGACCGAGTAACGCAGATTGCTGGGGTTGCGTTTGATGCTTGCGGTTGGGAAATTTGGCCTTACCTGAGTGCTGGAGCAAGCATCTATATTGTAGATGAGCAAATCAGGCAAATGCCTGACCATTTACGAGATTGGTTAATATCAAAAGCGATCACAATTTCCTTTCTACCAACACCTTTAGCAGAAAAAGTTTTATTATTAGATTTTCCGGAGAATGCAGCGTTACGAATATTGCTCACAGGTGGTGATAAACTAAATCAATATCCTTTAGCTTCTCACTCTTTCCAAGTATTTAATAATTATGGCCCAACTGAGAACACAGTTGTGACAACTTCTGGGCATATTTCTGTTAACAATAAAGATAATTTAGCACCTGCAATTGGTCGCGCGATCGCTAACACGCAAGTCTACATATTAGATCAATATTTACAACCTGTGCCTATTGGTGTTTCAGGAGAATTGTACATCAGCGGTGATGGATTAGCACGAGGTTATTTCAACCGTCCTGATTTGACTGCTGAGTCCTTCATTTCTAATCCTTTTACTAATAAGTCAAAAGCACAACTTTATAAAACAGGTGATTTAGTTCGCTATCGATTAGACGGCGACATGGAATTTTTAGGTCGCCTCGACGACCAGGTAAAAATTCGTGGCTACCGCATTGAGTTGGGAGAAATTGAAGCAGTACTCAGTCAGCATCCAGCAGTGCAGCAAACTGTAGTCATAAATCGTGAAGATGAACAGGAAAAACGCCTAGTAGCTTATGTAGTACCAAAAACCGAATATAACAGCGAACAGGAAAATATGCAATTAATGCAATTGCAGAATGAGCAAGTTTTGCAATGGCAGATGCTCTATAACGAAACTTATAATCAACCTGCTAATTCCGATCCAAAATTGAATTTTATCGGCTGGAATAGTAGTTACAGCAATCAGCCAATTCCAGCAGAACAGATGCGTGAGTGGGTGAATAACCAAGTCGAGCATATTTTGGCTTTACAACCCAAACGAGTGTTAGAAATTGGTTGTGGAACAGGTTTAATTCTGTTTAGGGTTGCACCTGACTGCACAAAATATTGTGGCACAGACTTTTCCTCAGTTTCACTTAACTATATTCAGCAGCAGTTACAAAACCAAGAAATGCCGCAGGTAACGCTGTATCAGCAAATGGCTACTGATTTCGAGAAAGTAGAAACAGCAGCTTTTAATGTAGTAATTATCAACTCAGTTGTACAATATTTTCCTACTATTGATTATCTGATTCGTGTATTAGAAGGTGCTGTGCAGGCAACTGCACCGGGTGGCTTTATCTTTATAGGAGATGTGCGTAGTTTGCCACTTTTGCAAGCTTTCCATGCATCAGTGCAACTGTATCAAGCTGAACCTTCCCTTACACGGTTCGAGTTGCAGCAACGGGTAAAAATGCAAATATTTCAAGAAACAGAGTTAGTCATTGACCCAGCTTTTTTTACTGCAATCAAGCAACACTTTCCACAAATTAATGATGTACAAATTCAACTGTTGCGGGGTAAACATCACAATGAGTTAACTCAGTTTCGTTACAATGTAATTCTTACTATTGAGGGCGAAACTGTTAACAATACTGAAGATTATCCAGTTTCAAATTGGTCTGAAAATAATTTAACACTGTCAGCAGTGCATCAGTTATTAATTGATAATCAGCCAGAAATATTAAACATTATAAATGTACCTAATGCGCGGGTAATGTCAGCAGTTAAAATAGCAGAATTGCTATCAGATGTAGAAGGTTTTAAAACTGTAGCTGAAATACGTAAAGCTTTACAAGAACTCGAAAATTTCGGAGTAGAACCAGAAGATTTTTATGGGCTGAATGTACCTTATAGGGTTGATATTACCTGGTCACATTCAAGTATTGAAGGACATTATGATGTGGTTTTTATACGGCAAGATAGAGTAGCTAAGAAAACTATTTTTCCACATAGCACGGCTGACTCTCGGACTTGGCAATCTTACGCCAATAATCCTCTACAAGCCAAAGCAGCACGTAAGTTAGTGCCGCAGTTACAGACTTACATCACACAAAAACTGCCTGAGTATATGATGCCATCAGCTTTTGTAATATTGGAGTCTTTACCTCTAACAGCTAATGGTAAAGTCAATCGCCGCGCCTTAAGAGCATTGCATGATGCAATCAAACCCCAATTGACTGAAAATTACATTGCACCGAGAACTCCTATTGAACAAGTGCTGGTGAAAATTTTTGCTGAGCTTTTGGGACTTAAACGTGTAGGAATTTATGACAATTTCTTTGAATTAGGTGGTCATTCATTACTAGCAACTCAGCTTGTCTCTAGAGTGCGCGACACCTTGCACGTGGAGTTACCTTTGCGTAGCGTATTTGAGGCATCGACAATTGCAGAATTATCTCAGGTGGTAGAAAGTTTTAAAGGGAGCAATGCTCAAAGTCAAGCCCCGATTTTAGCACCACTATCGCGTGAAAGTCGCCGCATTAAGCTATCTTCTTTAAAGGAACAGAACAAAGGTTCTTAG
- a CDS encoding DUF3122 domain-containing protein, which translates to MSMYQFPQYFWRCALVVLLALTLYGWGAKSAHALLRQHHDSPSVLRYHSQVSIKDEKGYAWQVLLFKQNYNNPIKELRLRLVGFPGVVEVTHPQPLEIETAGGKLLLASDAYALAAPALNVGEYELTDVLPKLPTTDALKLHVPTKNKQPLILSIPNSVVTEWQWLVTEID; encoded by the coding sequence ATGAGCATGTATCAATTTCCACAATATTTCTGGCGTTGCGCCCTGGTAGTTCTTCTAGCATTAACTCTATATGGATGGGGTGCAAAGTCAGCACATGCGCTGCTGAGGCAACATCATGATTCTCCAAGCGTTTTGCGCTATCATTCGCAAGTCTCTATCAAGGATGAAAAAGGATATGCTTGGCAAGTATTGCTGTTCAAGCAGAATTACAATAATCCAATTAAAGAATTAAGGTTGCGGTTGGTTGGGTTTCCTGGTGTGGTTGAAGTCACTCACCCCCAACCATTAGAAATTGAAACAGCAGGTGGAAAATTGCTTTTGGCATCGGATGCCTACGCTTTGGCTGCACCCGCCCTGAATGTGGGTGAATATGAATTAACTGATGTCTTACCCAAACTACCAACTACGGATGCCCTTAAACTCCATGTACCAACTAAGAACAAACAGCCATTAATTCTCAGCATCCCCAACTCTGTAGTAACTGAGTGGCAATGGCTAGTGACAGAAATTGATTAA
- a CDS encoding M48 family metallopeptidase has protein sequence MNVEGIRLKNIKVQQNKILHKIFNLAAKHNYESIQIQQLNQNLITTATTIEKICSTQQATPANLTPSSRRIYSWIKFLTNEQYLELHLRTSGCVLSTAKQILNERGQNSLQVMIGITNLAGLYQGKRSNSTANIMINEGFINAPKVVLQALVESALFGKNQQNTQLIRSFVSTEEYTNLVLELDLIAEVVAENPQGKFYNLDELFHKVNHEYFAASLAKPRLAWSRINTYRKFGHYESARDRVVISLTLDDVNVPEFVVEFVLYHELLHKYHGAKWVQGRRMVHTKEFRASESQFKSYNEASKWLNKLASNRF, from the coding sequence ATGAACGTTGAGGGTATTCGCTTAAAAAACATCAAAGTGCAACAAAATAAGATATTGCATAAAATTTTTAATTTAGCTGCAAAACATAATTATGAATCAATTCAAATACAACAATTAAATCAAAATTTAATTACAACAGCAACAACAATTGAAAAAATATGTTCTACCCAACAAGCAACGCCAGCAAATCTGACTCCTTCATCCCGTAGAATCTACTCATGGATCAAGTTTTTAACAAATGAACAGTATTTAGAACTCCACCTGAGAACTAGTGGCTGTGTGTTGTCAACTGCCAAACAAATCCTGAATGAACGTGGTCAAAACTCACTTCAAGTAATGATTGGCATAACTAATTTAGCTGGGCTATATCAGGGGAAAAGGTCTAATAGCACAGCCAATATCATGATTAATGAGGGATTTATAAATGCACCAAAAGTAGTATTGCAAGCATTAGTAGAATCTGCACTTTTTGGCAAAAATCAACAGAATACACAACTGATCAGGTCATTTGTCAGTACAGAAGAATACACTAATCTAGTGTTAGAGCTTGATTTGATTGCTGAGGTAGTGGCAGAAAATCCACAAGGAAAGTTTTATAACCTAGATGAATTATTTCATAAAGTTAACCATGAATATTTCGCGGCAAGTCTTGCCAAACCACGCCTAGCATGGAGCCGAATTAACACTTACCGTAAGTTCGGACACTATGAGTCAGCTAGAGATAGGGTAGTGATCAGTTTGACTCTTGATGATGTTAATGTACCGGAATTTGTAGTTGAGTTTGTGTTGTATCACGAATTGTTGCACAAGTACCACGGCGCGAAGTGGGTTCAGGGGAGAAGAATGGTTCATACAAAAGAGTTTCGTGCCAGTGAAAGCCAGTTCAAATCGTACAACGAAGCATCGAAATGGTTGAATAAATTAGCATCTAATCGTTTTTGA